In Nodosilinea sp. FACHB-141, the DNA window TCACCCCAGCCGTAGTAGCCACCGCTGGCCACCTCCAGGTTGAAGCCATTGATCAAGGTTTGACCTCCTGCTTTGTGGGCAGTGATGACGCGATACCAGCGGGTGCGAGTGCGACGGCCAGAGCTGCGGTTAGCGGTGGGCCGGGTTGGATTTTGAACGGTTGCAAGTACCATGTAATTACCTATCACTTTGGGTAATCCCCTGCCATGACCTTGAAACATGGCAGGGGTTTTTGCATTGATGCCCTGGGGTAAGTGTGGCCGGCCATTGTTACCGCTTCTGGTTACTGCGATCGAGCGCCTTCACCACGTAGTCAGGCAACGGCTCTGCTGTGAGGGCAGGGCCATCAGCAAAGGTAATCAACCTCAAATACGCGGCTTCGCCATCCTCACCCTTTCCCGCGCTGCGGCTGAACCAAATCGCCGCCCCAAACTTGGGGTTACTGCCACTGCGACGGGTGTAATGGTGCCCCATCCACCAGATGACGGTGGGCCCGTGGTCGTCGTGGGCTACCTCGATCGCCCCGATCGCAGCTACCCAGCCATTCTTATAGGCATCGAGCGGGCGCTTCCAGTTGGGCGGGTTGGCTGCGGCGATCGCCATGGTAGCGACTTCAATCTGCTTCAGTGCGCGGGCTAGGTCGGCGGTGTTGTCTTGCATTGCGGTAATTTTTCTGGGTGCGGTGGTACCACGGCCAAAGCCACGCTCAGCAGTGTGTGGTGACGGTAGCAGTTAACTTTATGCTGCCACCTGATCTAGGCTGGTCGGAGGTGCAGAAATCCGCCAAAAATCGAACTTGCAGCCCCGAGAAACGATGTATTGGGAAGCAAAAAAGCGTCGCCAGCTGATGGCCACCGACGAGGGGTGGGAGGGTTTCAAAGCCCTAGCCGCGAGCATGGATCTGTCTGCTTCGGAGCTGGTCGAGCGACTGGGGCGTGGCACCGTTCCCCTAGAGCCCTCATCGGGCGACGTGCTGACCGTGACCAAGTGGGAGAACGTTCATTGCAAAGCTGTAAACGCTACCGGGGCAGAGTACGCCTGCAAGCGCGTCAGCTCCACCGACTAAGCCACATGGCCGATTGCAGGGTAGAGTGCGATCGCACCTCACCAGCAGGGGCACCATAGGCCCACAGCGGGCGCGTGCCATATCTAGATGCAATAAACCCCCACAGACAACCGCTGGTCTGTGGGGGTTTTGTTTTGGCGCGATTAGCTATCTAGCCCGCTCAAGCCGTAGGACTGAATCATGGTGACGATTTGTGATGGTGCCACTTGCCCATTATTGCGAAGCTCGGGTTTGGGCACCTTAGGTGGATTGAGTCGGTGCTGCTGTGGATTCTGGGGTATGGCCATCTGATTGGCCAATGTATACCATGCTGGGCTTTGCCCTGAGTTGGTTGATGGGCGCTGCCGTGCTGGTAGCGATGAACCTGAGACAGCGGGCATAGACAGCAAAACCCCCAGCGCTGGGCCAGGGGCTAAGGTGAAATTCTATTTACGCTCAACAGCTTACCGCCGCGCTTGCCCCCTTTAACAAGGGGCCCTAGCATTGGCTCATCTTTTGTACAGTGACTCTTCATTTGTCGTGGAGACACATTAGTGTCGTCAAAGAAGCAAAGCTAGATTTGGTTTGCTTTTTCCGCCTTAAGCCAGTTTGGTAATGCCAATGGTTAGACGAGGAACGGCTGAGCAAACTCTCTGTAGTCCTGCCGTAGAGAAGGTTCTGTTCCACGACACGAATTTGTCTCAATGTCGTTTAATTTAGCACTGTACAATTGCCTTGGGTTGGAACCTCTCATGAACCTTGCAAACCGTGGCAACCGACTCGGCTGAATTCTTTAGCGCGGTTCAATTGCCAATTTAGCGGAGCAACGTAATGATCGGCAGGAGCATTGGGCTAAGCGTGCAGAGAATGATGACCAGGGATTCACCATTGCTCTCTTATGGTTTGGTGTTGCTCAATGTGACTCTAACATCGGTAATCAGTCTGTGGCTTGGCTCCTGGATAAAACCCACTCCCCTGGCTTTGTTTTACGTGGCAGTGATGGTCAGTGCCTGGTATGGCGGACTGAAACCAGGTTTAGTGGCAACCGTACTGTCTGCACTAGCCATTAATTACTTCATTCCACCACACAGTGCCCTGGGTATTGTCGATCCCGGAGATCTGCTCCGCTTGGGAGTGTTTATCATCATTGCCTTACTGATTAGCAGGTTGAATCAATCCCGCCAAGTTGCCCTGCGACAAGAACAGCAGCTTCGGGCTGAGGCAGAAGCTGCCCAGCGTCAAACGGCTCATTTACTGGAACACATGACAGATGCGTTTGTGGCGTTCGATCGCCATTGGCGTTATACCTATGCCAACCCTGCGGCTCTACAAATGCTGCAAAAGTCTCTCGAAGAGCTAATTGGCAAAAATGTTTGGGAGGAGGTATTCCCTAGCGAGAAGGGAGGATTTACCTATCGGCAACTGCACCGAGCTTTAGAGGAACAGGTTCCTGCATCTTGGGAAGAGTTTGGTGAACCTGTGCAACGGTGGCTAGAGGTGAGAGCTTACCCTTCACTAGAAGGAGTTGCTATCTATTTTCAAGACATCACTAAACGCAAACAAGCTGAGGCAGCACTGCGGCAGAGTGAGGAGCAATTGCGATTAGCTACAGAGGGAGCCAATCTAGGCTTATGGCATTGGGACATAGCGCTTGACAGGTTGGTCTGGACCGATCAATGTAAAGCGCTGTTTGGGTTGCCCGCTGATACTGAAATGTCTTATCAGGTTTTCTTAAATGCCGTACATCCAGACGATCGTCAGCGCCTTCAGGAAATGCGTCCTGTACTAGAGGATGGGCAACTAGAAAATCATGAGATTGAGTACCGAGCGCTTTGGTCTGATGGCACCGTGCGCTGGTTAATGGGAAGAGGAAGCGCCAGCTACGACGCGGCTGGAAAACCTATCTTTAGTAGGGGGGTTGTCTTCGACATCACCGATCGCAAACGAACTGAAGAAGAATTACGCAAGAGCGAACAGCAATTGCGAAGCGCGATCGAAGTCACTCGATTTTCACCATATGAATGGAACCCGGTAACGGGTGAACTCATCTGGGATGCCAATTTGAAAGCGATGTGGGGGCTAGCACCAGATGCCGAGGTAAATTTAGCTGTCCATAATGCTGGGCTCCATCCCGAAGACCGCGAGTATGTTGAACAACAGGCGGCAAAAGCCATTGACCCCAATGGTGATGGCATCTTTGAGGCTGAATTTCGTGTGATTGGTATTGAAGACGGAGTCGAACGCTGGATCTCGGGTCGTGGCCAAACGTTTTTTGATGCTGAACGTCGTCCCGTTTACTATGTGGGTGCGGCGCAGAATGTTAGCGATCGCAAACGGGCTGAAGCCGCTTTACGCGAAAGTGAAGAACGCTTTCGGGTTCTGGCGGATTGTGCCCCCTGTCTGATTTGGCTGAACGGCGCTGATGGAGGCTGCGAGTTCGTCAATCAAGCTTACTTAGACTTTTTCGGCAAAACGTTAGAAGAGATCCAGGGGTTTGGATGGCAGGTTGATCTGCATCCCGATGACGCAGACGAGTATGTTTCTGCTTACGTGAAGGCGTTTCAGGAGCGCCAGCTCTTTCAAAGAAAGGTTCGAATCAGACGAGCAGACGGACAATATCGCTGGCTTGACTGCTATGCTGTGCCTCGACTGAGTGATTCTGGAGACCTGCTAGGCTACGTGGGAACCAGCTTTGACATCACTGATCGCAGGCAAACTGAAGAAGCTTTGCGCGAAAGTGAAGAACGGTTGAGATTGGCAATGGAAGCTGCCCAAATGGGAAGCTGGGATTTAGATATCAGGACTGGAGAACTGCTTTGGTCAGAACAATATTTCAAAGTGTTAGGGTATGAACCCGTTGCGGCTGGGGAAGTCAGTTATGAGATGTGGAGTAGTCGAGTTCATCCCGATGATCGAGACTTAGTTCTGCAAAGATGGCAACAGTCAAGGCTAGAACAGCAGCTTTATCGAGCAGAATACCGAGTCATTCGAGCTGACAATGGGCAAATTGCCTGGGTCGCTTCCCTGGGAAGTTTCACCTATGACGAAACCGGGCAGCCCATTCGAGCACTGGGGGTTGTGTTTGATATCACCGATCGCAAACAGACGGAGGCAGCCTTACAGGAAAGCCTTGCCATCCTGAACACCGTGAACGAAGTAACTCCCACCCTGATTTACATCAAGGATCGTCAGAGACGCTTACAGATGGTCAATCCAGCCACGGCTCGCTTACTCGGCAAATCGGAAGCAGAGCTGATCGGCAAAACAGAAGTAGATTACCTCAGACCAAAAGAGGCTGAGCAAATAGCAGAAAACGATTGTCGCGTGATGGAAAGCGGGCAGGTCATTATTTTTGAGGAACTGGTCGTTGTGCCAGAAGGAAACCGAATATTTCTTTCAGCTAAAGCGCCGTATCGTGATGAACAGGGCAATATCATTGGATTGATTGGAGTTTCCACAGACATCACCGATCGCAAACAGGCAGAACTGGCGTTACGCGAAAGTGAAGCGCTTGCCCGGGCTCGTGCCGAAGAACTGGAAGCACTGATGGAAGTTGTTCCAGCTGCAATTTGGCTAGCCCATGATCCTGACTGTCACCAAGTAACGGTAAATCGAGCGGCTTATAATTTGATGCGGGCAGAACCGGGTGATGCAACGACTGCTACCCCTGCTAACGGCATCTATCCCTTCAAATTCAAGCTGCAAATAAAGGGACAAGACGTTCCAGCAGAAGAGCTTTCCTTGCAAAAGGCAGGGAGAACAGGCCAGGAGGTCGTACAGGAAGCCGAACTCGTGTTTGAGGATGGCGTCGTGAATTACATGTATGGACGAGCCGTACCGCTGCGGGACGGGGCAGGTAACGTTCGCGGGGTAATCGGCGCCTACGTGGATATTAGCGATCGCAAACAAGCTGAAGCCGAGCGCGAACAGCTCTTAGCACGAGAACAAGCTGCACGGAAAGAAGCTGAACGGGCTAATCGAATCAAAGATGAGTTTTTGGCAGTGTTGTCTCATGAGCTACGGTCGCCCCTCAACCCCATCCTTGGCTGGACTCATCTGCTGCAAAATGGCAAACTGAACCCGGATCGTCAAGCCGAAGCATTAGCCACGATCGAGCGCAATGCCAAATTGCAGACCCAACTAATCGAAGATCTCTTAGACATTTCCCGCATCATGCAGGGCAAGCTGACACTCACAGCGGCTTCCGTCAGTCTAACGTTTGTCATCTCTGCGGCAGTGGAAACCGTGCGTTTGGCAGCAGAAGCCAAGCAAATTCAAATTTTGCTCGACCTTGATACAGCGGTTGCTCCTGTTTCTGGCGATGCTGCCCGCTTGCAGCAAGTGGTGTGGAACCTGCTCACCAACGCCGTCAAGTTCACTCCCAATGGTGGGCAGGTCGAGGTTGAACTGCGGCAATTGAATCAACTGGCTCAAATTCGAGTCATTGATACCGGAAAAGGCATCGATC includes these proteins:
- a CDS encoding single-stranded DNA-binding protein; its protein translation is MQDNTADLARALKQIEVATMAIAAANPPNWKRPLDAYKNGWVAAIGAIEVAHDDHGPTVIWWMGHHYTRRSGSNPKFGAAIWFSRSAGKGEDGEAAYLRLITFADGPALTAEPLPDYVVKALDRSNQKR
- a CDS encoding PAS domain S-box protein — protein: MMTRDSPLLSYGLVLLNVTLTSVISLWLGSWIKPTPLALFYVAVMVSAWYGGLKPGLVATVLSALAINYFIPPHSALGIVDPGDLLRLGVFIIIALLISRLNQSRQVALRQEQQLRAEAEAAQRQTAHLLEHMTDAFVAFDRHWRYTYANPAALQMLQKSLEELIGKNVWEEVFPSEKGGFTYRQLHRALEEQVPASWEEFGEPVQRWLEVRAYPSLEGVAIYFQDITKRKQAEAALRQSEEQLRLATEGANLGLWHWDIALDRLVWTDQCKALFGLPADTEMSYQVFLNAVHPDDRQRLQEMRPVLEDGQLENHEIEYRALWSDGTVRWLMGRGSASYDAAGKPIFSRGVVFDITDRKRTEEELRKSEQQLRSAIEVTRFSPYEWNPVTGELIWDANLKAMWGLAPDAEVNLAVHNAGLHPEDREYVEQQAAKAIDPNGDGIFEAEFRVIGIEDGVERWISGRGQTFFDAERRPVYYVGAAQNVSDRKRAEAALRESEERFRVLADCAPCLIWLNGADGGCEFVNQAYLDFFGKTLEEIQGFGWQVDLHPDDADEYVSAYVKAFQERQLFQRKVRIRRADGQYRWLDCYAVPRLSDSGDLLGYVGTSFDITDRRQTEEALRESEERLRLAMEAAQMGSWDLDIRTGELLWSEQYFKVLGYEPVAAGEVSYEMWSSRVHPDDRDLVLQRWQQSRLEQQLYRAEYRVIRADNGQIAWVASLGSFTYDETGQPIRALGVVFDITDRKQTEAALQESLAILNTVNEVTPTLIYIKDRQRRLQMVNPATARLLGKSEAELIGKTEVDYLRPKEAEQIAENDCRVMESGQVIIFEELVVVPEGNRIFLSAKAPYRDEQGNIIGLIGVSTDITDRKQAELALRESEALARARAEELEALMEVVPAAIWLAHDPDCHQVTVNRAAYNLMRAEPGDATTATPANGIYPFKFKLQIKGQDVPAEELSLQKAGRTGQEVVQEAELVFEDGVVNYMYGRAVPLRDGAGNVRGVIGAYVDISDRKQAEAEREQLLAREQAARKEAERANRIKDEFLAVLSHELRSPLNPILGWTHLLQNGKLNPDRQAEALATIERNAKLQTQLIEDLLDISRIMQGKLTLTAASVSLTFVISAAVETVRLAAEAKQIQILLDLDTAVAPVSGDAARLQQVVWNLLTNAVKFTPNGGQVEVELRQLNQLAQIRVIDTGKGIDPQFLPHVFEYFRQADSTTTRKFGGLGLGLAIVRQIVEMHGGTVKAESLGNNQGATFTVRLPTIQKMVPAVFEPTHAEVGNQETPLSDLRILVVDDDDDTRELQAFLLEQRGARVTAVTSGLEALQALDRFTPDVIVSDIGMADMDGYMLMQQIRSRPPSQGGQVPAIALTAYARDFDQQKARQVGFQAHITKPVEPEALVEAIAILLR